From the genome of Synchiropus splendidus isolate RoL2022-P1 chromosome 17, RoL_Sspl_1.0, whole genome shotgun sequence, one region includes:
- the cltca gene encoding clathrin, heavy chain a (Hc), whose amino-acid sequence MAQILPIRFQEHLQLQNLGINPANIGFSTLTMESDKFICVREKVGEQTQVVIIDMADPNTPIRRPISADSAIMNPASKVIALKAAKTLQIFNIEMKSKMKAHTMTDDVTFWKWISLNTVALVTDNAVYHWSMEGDSQPVKVFDRHSSLAGCQIINYRTDAKQKWLLLIGISAQQNRVVGAMQLYSVDRKVSQPIEGHAASFAQFKMEGNSEESTLFCFAVRGQAGGKLHIIEVGTPPTGNQPFPKKAVDVFFPPEAQNDFPVAMQISSKQDVVFLITKYGYIHLYDLETGTCIYMNRISGETIFVTAPHEATSGIIGVNRKGQVLSVCVEEENIIPYITNVLQNPDLALRLAVRNNLAGAEELFARKFNNLFAGGNYSEAAKVAANAPKGILRTPDTIRRFQSVPTQAGQTSPLLQYFGILLDQGQLNKFESLELCRPVLQQGRKQLLEKWLKEDKLECSEELGDLVKAVDPTLALSVYLRANVPNKVIQCFAETGQFPKIVLYAKKVGYTPDWIFLLRNVMRINPEQGLQFAQMLVQDEEPLADITQIVDVFMEYNLIQQCTSFLLDALKNNRPSEGPLQTRLLEMNLMHAPQVADAILGNQMFTNYDRAHIAQLCEKAGLLQRALEHYTDLYDIKRAVVHTHLLNPEWLVNFFGSLSVEDSLECLRAMLSANIRQNLQICVQVASKYHEQLTTQALTELFESFKSFEGLFYFLGSIVNFSQDPEVHFKYIQAACKTGQIKEVERICRESNCYDPERVKNFLKEAKLTDQLPLIIVCDRFDFVHDLVLYLYRNNLQKYIEIYVQKVNPSRLPVVVGGLLDVDCSEDVIKSLILVVRGQFSTDELVAEVEKRNRLKLLLPWLESRIHEGCEEPATHNALAKIYIDSNNNPERFLRENPYYDSRVVGKYCEKRDPHLACVAYERGQCDQELINVCNENSLFKSLSRYLVRRKDPDLWGSVLLETNPYRRPLIDQVVQTALSETQDPEEVSVTVKAFMTADLPNELIELLEKIVLDNSVFSEHRNLQNLLILTAIKADRTRVMEYINRLDNYDAPDIANIAISNELFEEAFAIFRKFDVNTSAVQVLIEHISNLDRAYEFAERCNEPAVWSQLAKAQLQKGLVKEAIDSYIKADDPSAYMEVVQAADKSGNWEDLVKFLQMARKKARESYVETELIFALAKTNRLAELEEFINGPNNAHIQQVGDRCYDEKMYEAAKLLYNNVSNFGRLASTLVHLGEYQAAVDGARKANSTRTWKEVCFACVDGTEFRLAQMCGLHIVVHADELEELINYYQDRGYFEELITMLEAALGLERAHMGMFTELAILYSKFKPQKMREHLELFWSRVNIPKVLRAAEQAHLWAELVFLYDKYEEYDNAIITMMNHPTDAWKEGQFKDIITKVANVELYYKAIQFYLEFKPLLLNDLLIVLSPRLDHSRAVNFFSKVKQLPLVKPYLRSVQNHNNKSVNEALNNLFITEEDYQALRTSIDAYDNFDNISLAQRLERHELIEFRRIAAYLFKGNNRWKQSVELCKKDKLYKDAMQYASESKDTELAEELLAWFLQENKKECFAACLFSCYDLLRPDVVLETTWRHNIMDFSMPYFIQVMREYLSKVDKLETSESLRKEEEQATETQPIVYGTPQLMLTAGPSVPVPPQQAYGYGYQAPAGYGQPAAQPGFGYGM is encoded by the exons CTCCAAAATTTGGGAATCAATCCGGCCAACATAGGCTTCAGCACGCTGACCATGGAGTCAGATAAATTCATCTGTGTCCGGGAAAAAGTGGGGGAGCAGACTCAGGTGGTGATCATCGACATGGCCGACCCAAATACACCCATCCGCCGGCCCATCTCTGCCGACAGCGCCATCATGAATCCTGCTAGCAAGGTCATTGCACTGAAAG CTGCCAAAACTCTTCAAATCTTCAACATTGAGATGAAGAGCAAGATGAAGGCACACACCATGACAGACGATGTCACCTTCTGGAAGTGGATTTCACTCAACACTGTTGCACTTGTGACTGACAATGCTGTCTACCATTGGAGCATGGAGGGCGACTCCCAGCCTGTGAAAGTTTTCGACCGCCACTCCAGCCTGGCAGGATGCCAGATTATCAACTACCGCACTGATGCCAAGCAGAAATGGCTTCTTCTCATTGGCATTTCAGCCCAG CAAAATCGAGTAGTGGGAGCCATGCAGTTGTACTCTGTGGATAGAAAAGTGTCACAGCCCATTGAGGGCCATGCTGCCAGCTTTGCTCAGTTCAAGATGGAAGGTAATTCCGAGGAGTCAACTCTGTTCTGCTTTGCTGTCAGAGGCCAGGCAGGAGGCAAG CTGCACATCATCGAGGTTGGAACTCCACCAACTGGCAACCAGCCATTTCCAAAGAAAGCTGTGGacgtttttttccctccagaagCTCAGAATGACTTTCCAGTGGCCATGCAG ataAGCTCCAAGCAGGACGTGGTTTTCCTcataaccaaatatggctatATTCACCTGTATGACCTGGAAACTGGCACCTGCATCTACATGAACCGCATCAGCGGCGAGACCATCTTTGTCACTGCTCCACATGAAGCCACATCTGGCATCATCGGGGTCAACAGGAAGGGACAG gtgctgtctgtgtgtgtggaagaggaAAACATTATTCCATACATCACTAACGTGCTGCAAAATCCAGACCTGGCTCTCCGCTTGGCCGTCCGCAACAACCTAGCGGGGGCAGAAGAGCTGTTTGCTCGCAAATTTAATAACCTCTTTGCTGGTGGCAACTACTCTGAAGCCGCCAAGGTGGCTGCTAATGCACCAAAG GGCATTTTGCGCACCCCAGATACTATTCGTAGGTTCCAAAGCGTCCCAACACAGGCCGGCCAGACTTCCCCTTTACTGCAGTATTTCGGCATCTTGTTGGACCAAGGCCAGCTGAACAAGTTTGAGTCCCTGGAGCTCTGCAGACCTGTCCTCCAACAGGGAAGAAAACAACTATTGGAGAAGTGGCTGAAGGAAGACAAG CTGGAATGCTCTGAGGAACTAGGAGACCTCGTAAAAGCAGTGGACCCGACACTGGCACTTAGTGTCTATCTGAGGGCCAATGTTCCCAATAAGGTTATTCAGTGCTTTGCTGAGACAGGACAGTTCCCAAAGATTGTCCTTTATGCCAAGAAG GTGGGCTACACTCCAGACTGGATATTCCTCCTGAGGAATGTGATGCGCATTAACCCGGAGCAGGGATTACAGTTTGCCCAGATGCTGGTCCAGGATGAAGAGCCTCTGGCTGACATCACTCAG ATTGTGGACGTGTTTATGGAGTACAACCTGATTCAGCAGTGCACTTCCTTCCTCCTGGATGCTCTTAAGAATAACAGGCCATCAGAGGGGCCCCTGCAGACACGTCTGCTTGAGATGAATCTCATGCATGCACCACAG GTTGCAGATGCAATTCTTGGCAACCAGATGTTCACCAATTACGACCGTGCCCACATTGCCCAACTCTGTGAGAAGGCTGGGCTCCTGCAGAGGGCTCTGGAGCATTACACAGACCTGTATGACATCAAGCGTGCAGTGGTCCACACACATCTTCTTAATCCGGAG TGGCTGGTGAACTTCTTTGGCTCTCTGTCAGTGGAGGACTCTTTAGAGTGTCTCAGAGCCATGCTGTCTGCCAACATCCGCCAGAACTTGCAGATATGTGTCCAGGTGGCTTCTAAGTACCACGAGCAGCTCACCACTCAGGCTCTCACCGAGCTCTTTGAGTCCTTCAAAAGCTTTGAAG gcTTGTTCTACTTCCTCGGCTCAATTGTCAACTTCAGCCAGGATCCTGAGGTCCATTTCAAATACATCCAGGCTGCCTGCAAGACGGGACAGATTAAAGAGGTGGAGAGGATCTGTAGAGAGAGCAACTGCTATGACCCAGAGCGTGTCAAGAACTTTCTCAAG GAAGCTAAACTCACGGATCAGCTGCCACTCATCATCGTCTGTGATCGCTTCGACTTTGTTCACGACCTGGTCCTCTACCTGTACCGTAACAACCTGCAGAAGTACATTGAGATCTATGTGCAGAAG GTGAATCCTAGCCGTCTGCCTGTTGTCGTGGGTGGTCTGCTGGATGTGGACTGCTCAGAAGATGTCATCAAGAGCCTGATCCTTGTTGTCAGGGGACAGTTTTCCACTGATGAACTGGTTGCTGAAGTGGAAAAGAGGAACAG ACTGAAGCTGTTACTTCCCTGGTTGGAGTCTCGTATCCATGAGGGGTGTGAGGAACCTGCCACCCATAATGCCTTGGCCAAGATCTACattgacagcaacaacaaccccGAGCGCTTCTTGAGGGAAAACCCCTACTATGACAGCCGTGTCGTGGGAAAGTACTGTGAGAAGAGAGACCCCCATCTGGCCTGTGTGGCATACGAGAGGGGACAGTGTGACCAGGAGTTGATCAAT GTGTGCAATGAGAATTCCCTGTTCAAGAGCTTGTCTCGTTACCTGGTCCGCCGTAAAGACCCTGACctgtggggcagtgtgttgcTGGAGACCAACCCCTACAGACGTCCTCTTATCGACCAG GTGGTGCAAACGGCTCTGTCTGAAACTCAAGATCCAGAGGAGGTGTCGGTCACGGTCAAGGCTTTCATGACTGCTGACCTTCCGAATGAGCTGATcgagctgctggagaagattGTGTTGGACAACTCTGTCTTCAGTGAACACAG gAACTTGCAAAACCTGCTCATCCTCACTGCGATCAAAGCTGACCGCACTCGCGTGATGGAATACATCAACAGGCTGGACAACTACGACGCTCCCGATATCGCAAACATCGCCATCAGCAACGAGTTGTTCGAGGAAGCCTTTGCCATTTTCAGGAAGTTTGATGTCAACACATCTGCTGTGCAG GTGCTGATTGAACACATTAGCAACTTGGACCGAGCGTATGAGTTTGCTGAGCGCTGCAATGAGCCTGCAGTGTGGAGCCAACTGGCCAAAGCACAGCTTCAGAAGGGGCTTGTGAAAGAAGCTATCGACTCCTACATCAAGGCTGATGACCCATCTGCGTACATGGAGGTGGTGCAGGCGGCAGATAAGAGCG GAAACTGGGAGGACTTGGTCAAATTCCTTCAGATGGCCCGCAAGAAGGCACGCGAGTCCTACGTGGAGACAGAGTTGATCTTTGCTTTGGCGAAAACCAATCGCCTGGCAGAACTGGAGGAGTTCATCAACGGGCCGAACAATGCTCACATCCAACAG GTCGGCGACCGCTGCTACGATGAGAAAATGTACGAGGCTGCTAAACTGCTCTACAACAACGTTTCCAACTTTGGCCGCCTGGCCTCCACTCTCGTGCACCTCGGGGAGTATCAGGCCGCTGTGGACGGGGCTCGGAAAGCCAACAGCACGCGCACCTGGAAGGAAGTCTGCTTCGCGTGCGTGGACGGGACGGAATTCAGACTGGCTCAGATGTGCGGCCTCCACATCGTGGTTCACGCCGACGAACTGGAGGAGCTGATCAACTACTACCAA GACCGTGGCTATTTTGAGGAGCTGATCACCATGCTGGAGGCGGCGCTGGGTCTGGAGCGTGCTCACATGGGAATGTTCACCGAGCTGGCCATCCTTTACTCCAAGTTCAAGCCCCAGAAGATGCGTGAACATCTGGAGCTCTTCTGGTCTCGAGTCAACATCCCCAAAGTCCTGCGGGCGGCGGAGCAGGCGCATCTGTGGGCTGAGCTGGTTTTCCTCTATGACAAGTATGAGGAGTACGACAATGCCATCATCACCATGATGAACCACCCGACTGACGCCTGGAAGGAGGGCCAGTTCAAGGACATCATCACCAAG GTGGCCAATGTGGAGCTGTACTACAAAGCCATTCAGTTCTACTTGGAGTTCAAGCCTCTGTTACTGAACGACCTGCTGATCGTTCTCTCCCCCCGACTGGACCACTCCCGCGCCGTCAACTTCTTCAGCAAG GTGAAGCAGCTGCCGCTGGTCAAGCCTTACCTGCGCTCGGTCCAGAACCACAACAACAAGTCTGTCAATGAAGCACTTAACAACCTCTTCATCACAGAGGAGGACTATCAG GCACTGAGGACATCAATAGATGCCTATGACAACTTCGACAACATCTCACTGGCTCAGCGCCTGGAGAGGCACGAGCTGATCGAGTTCAGGAGAATCGCTGCGTACCTCTTCAAGGGAAACAACCGCTGGAAACAGAGTGTGGAGCTCTGCAAGAAGGACAAGCTCTACAAG GATGCCATGCAGTACGCCTCCGAGTCCAAGGACACGGAGCTGGCTGAGGAGCTGCTGGCCTGGTTTCTCCAGGAGAACAAGAAGGAGTGCTTCGCTGCCTGCTTGTTCTCCTGCTACGACCTCCTGCGACCTGACGTGGTGCTGGAGACCACCTGGAGGCACAACATCATGGACTTCTCAATGCCCTACTTCATTCAGGTCATGAGGGAGTACCTCAGCAAG GTTGACAAACTTGAAACCTCAGAGTCTCTAAGGAAAGAAGAGGAGCAGGCGACCGAGACGCAACCCATCGTCTATG GCACACCCCAGCTGATGCTGACCGCAGGCCCCAGTGTCCCGGTCCCCCCCCAGCAGGCTTACGGCTACGGCTACCAGGCCCCCGCAGGATACGGCCAGCCAGCAGCACAGCCGGGCTTCGGCTACGGCATGTAA
- the ptrh2 gene encoding peptidyl-tRNA hydrolase 2, mitochondrial isoform X2, which translates to MDLLYGPVGLSVVAGLGCGLLLGWHLRSRLDPTLKTQMMATDNSAGDADVMGEGGEFKMILVVRNDLKMGKGKVAAQCSHAAVSAYKQVQRRNPELLKQWEYCGQPKVVVKAPDEDTLIELLSHAKQVGLPVSLIQDAGRTQIAPGSRTVLGIGPGPADLIDSVTGDLKLY; encoded by the coding sequence ATGGACTTGCTGTACGGCCCGGTGGGCTTGAGTGTGGTTGCCGGACTCGGCTGTGGGCTTCTCCTGGGTTGGCACCTGCGTTCGCGCTTGGACCCCACATTGAAGACCCAAATGATGGCCACGGACAACAGCGCCGGTGACGCTGACGTGATGGGAGAAGGAGGCGAATTCAAGATGATCCTGGTGGTGAGAAATGACCTGAAGATGGGCAAAGGGAAAGTGGCGGCGCAGTGCTCCCACGCCGCCGTCTCGGCCTACAAGCAGGTGCAGCGCAGGAACCCAGAGCTCCTTAAGCAGTGGGAGTACTGCGGCCAGCCCAAGGTGGTGGTCAAGGCCCCGGATGAGGACACTCTCATTGAGCTCCTGAGTCACGCCAAGCAAGTTGGACTTCCTGTCAGCCTGATTCAGGACGCGGGGAGGACGCAGATAGCGCCAGGGTCACGCACGGTTTTGGGCATCGGTCCGGGCCCTGCTGATCTGATCGACAGCGTCACTGGAGACTTGAAGCTGTACTAG
- the ptrh2 gene encoding peptidyl-tRNA hydrolase 2, mitochondrial isoform X1: MRPIIDKLLFKKLLQVDIMDLLYGPVGLSVVAGLGCGLLLGWHLRSRLDPTLKTQMMATDNSAGDADVMGEGGEFKMILVVRNDLKMGKGKVAAQCSHAAVSAYKQVQRRNPELLKQWEYCGQPKVVVKAPDEDTLIELLSHAKQVGLPVSLIQDAGRTQIAPGSRTVLGIGPGPADLIDSVTGDLKLY; the protein is encoded by the exons ATGCGACCAATAATTGATAAATTGTTGTTTAAAAAGCTACTGCAG GTTGACATCATGGACTTGCTGTACGGCCCGGTGGGCTTGAGTGTGGTTGCCGGACTCGGCTGTGGGCTTCTCCTGGGTTGGCACCTGCGTTCGCGCTTGGACCCCACATTGAAGACCCAAATGATGGCCACGGACAACAGCGCCGGTGACGCTGACGTGATGGGAGAAGGAGGCGAATTCAAGATGATCCTGGTGGTGAGAAATGACCTGAAGATGGGCAAAGGGAAAGTGGCGGCGCAGTGCTCCCACGCCGCCGTCTCGGCCTACAAGCAGGTGCAGCGCAGGAACCCAGAGCTCCTTAAGCAGTGGGAGTACTGCGGCCAGCCCAAGGTGGTGGTCAAGGCCCCGGATGAGGACACTCTCATTGAGCTCCTGAGTCACGCCAAGCAAGTTGGACTTCCTGTCAGCCTGATTCAGGACGCGGGGAGGACGCAGATAGCGCCAGGGTCACGCACGGTTTTGGGCATCGGTCCGGGCCCTGCTGATCTGATCGACAGCGTCACTGGAGACTTGAAGCTGTACTAG